From one Novosphingobium sp. genomic stretch:
- a CDS encoding CvpA family protein: MTGFDVTVFVVVGAAASLGFLRGFVQEAISLSAFIVAMAAVHLLQAPLAKALLPHIGSESGADVAAFLFLLLVPYFLVRFLARYLGGAARNSILGPVDRVLGFGFGAVKGTLIVVAGFSLIVLFYDTVWGVGGRPEWITKSRTYPFVNASSSALLKMVSERRKAAAEAADADSSASSDDEAPKRHVAPHRRTHHKAD, from the coding sequence ATGACCGGCTTTGATGTGACTGTATTCGTGGTGGTGGGCGCCGCTGCCTCGCTCGGCTTTTTGCGCGGTTTCGTGCAGGAGGCGATTTCGCTGTCCGCCTTTATCGTGGCGATGGCAGCCGTGCATCTGCTGCAGGCCCCACTGGCCAAGGCGCTGTTGCCGCATATCGGATCGGAATCCGGGGCCGATGTGGCTGCCTTCCTGTTCCTGCTGCTGGTGCCCTATTTTCTGGTGCGCTTTCTGGCGCGCTATCTTGGGGGCGCCGCGCGCAACTCGATCCTGGGGCCGGTCGACCGGGTGCTGGGTTTCGGCTTTGGCGCGGTGAAGGGCACGCTGATCGTGGTGGCTGGTTTCTCGCTGATCGTGCTGTTCTACGACACGGTCTGGGGCGTCGGCGGGCGTCCCGAATGGATCACCAAGAGCCGCACCTATCCTTTCGTCAACGCCAGCAGCAGCGCTCTGCTCAAGATGGTGTCGGAGCGGCGCAAGGCCGCCGCTGAGGCCGCCGACGCCGACAGCTCGGCCAGCAGCGACGATGAGGCGCCCAAACGCCACGTCGCGCCCCATCGTCGCACGCATCACAAGGCCGATTGA
- a CDS encoding iron-sulfur cluster assembly scaffold protein codes for MASGTVLYSPEVLAMALDLARWPMAGDLPLIGEARSASCGSRMRVGIALDETGAIERIGVAAQACAIGQAAASVMARAAAGRSHQDIARAEAQIVAWLGGDNALPDWPGLEALTAVRDYPGRHGAFLLGWRAVLKAMAAPGQRA; via the coding sequence TTGGCCTCCGGCACGGTTCTTTATTCGCCCGAGGTGCTGGCCATGGCGCTGGATTTGGCGCGCTGGCCGATGGCAGGCGATCTGCCGCTGATTGGTGAGGCGCGCTCGGCCTCTTGCGGCAGCAGGATGCGGGTGGGGATCGCACTGGATGAAACCGGTGCGATCGAACGCATCGGTGTTGCCGCTCAGGCTTGCGCGATTGGTCAGGCCGCGGCCAGCGTGATGGCGCGCGCGGCAGCGGGCCGTTCGCACCAGGATATCGCCAGGGCGGAAGCGCAAATCGTGGCATGGCTTGGCGGAGATAATGCCTTGCCGGACTGGCCGGGGTTGGAAGCGCTGACGGCTGTGCGGGATTATCCCGGCCGGCATGGCGCTTTCCTGCTGGGCTGGCGTGCCGTGCTGAAGGCCATGGCGGCGCCAGGGCAGAGGGCATGA
- a CDS encoding aminoacyl--tRNA ligase-related protein, which produces MTQNAPNPKIRHALTVKRADDFAQWYQQVVSEGEMAEESGVRGCMVIKPWGYGIWERIQKLMDARIKEAGVDNCYFPLFIPLSYFSKEADHVEGFAKEMAVVTHHRLIGDGKGGLIPDPEAKLEEPLIVRPTSETVIGAAMSRWVQSWRDLPLMVNQWANVVRWEMRTRMFLRTSEFLWQEGHTAHADRDDAMSETLRALEMYREFAENVLAMPVVAGEKPENERFPGAVATYSIEAMMQDGKALQAGTSHYLGTGFAEAAGIRYQSKEGAQELAHTTSWGVSTRMIGGVIMTHGDDDGLRVPPAIAPHQIIILPMLREDDGDEALLAYCEEIRRELAKLSALGEPIRVLLDKRAGKATQKRWAWVKKGAPIILEIGGRDAAGGMVSAVRRDRLWKDDGKVNFVGQTRDDFIAAAVAELESIQSSLHAEATQRRDANITTGITSLDALASFFAEDQRYPGWVELNWSRPTGAALEKVVEQLKALKLTIRNTALDAAPAEGVCPFTGEQAVERIYVARAY; this is translated from the coding sequence ATGACACAGAACGCTCCCAACCCCAAGATCCGCCACGCGCTGACCGTCAAGCGCGCCGATGATTTCGCGCAATGGTATCAGCAGGTCGTCTCCGAAGGCGAAATGGCCGAGGAATCGGGCGTGCGCGGCTGCATGGTCATCAAGCCATGGGGCTATGGCATCTGGGAGCGTATCCAGAAGCTGATGGACGCGCGCATCAAGGAAGCGGGCGTCGACAATTGCTATTTCCCGCTGTTCATTCCGCTCAGCTACTTCTCCAAGGAGGCCGACCATGTGGAGGGCTTCGCCAAGGAGATGGCGGTCGTCACCCATCACCGCCTGATCGGCGACGGCAAGGGCGGGCTGATCCCCGACCCCGAGGCCAAGCTGGAGGAGCCGCTGATCGTGCGCCCCACCAGCGAGACCGTGATCGGCGCCGCGATGAGCCGCTGGGTGCAGAGCTGGCGCGATCTGCCGCTGATGGTCAATCAGTGGGCCAATGTGGTGCGCTGGGAAATGCGCACCCGCATGTTCCTGCGCACCAGCGAGTTCCTCTGGCAGGAGGGCCACACCGCCCATGCCGATCGCGATGACGCGATGAGCGAAACCCTGCGCGCTCTGGAAATGTACCGCGAGTTTGCCGAAAACGTGCTGGCCATGCCGGTCGTTGCTGGCGAGAAGCCCGAGAATGAGCGCTTCCCCGGCGCCGTTGCCACCTATTCCATCGAGGCGATGATGCAGGATGGCAAGGCGCTTCAGGCGGGCACCAGCCATTATCTGGGCACCGGTTTCGCCGAGGCTGCGGGCATCCGTTACCAGTCGAAGGAGGGCGCTCAGGAGCTGGCGCATACCACCAGTTGGGGCGTGTCGACCCGCATGATCGGCGGCGTCATCATGACCCATGGCGACGATGATGGCCTGCGCGTGCCGCCCGCCATTGCGCCGCATCAGATCATCATCCTGCCCATGCTGCGCGAGGATGATGGCGATGAGGCCCTGCTGGCCTATTGCGAAGAGATCCGCCGCGAACTGGCCAAGCTTTCCGCGCTGGGCGAGCCTATTCGCGTGCTGCTCGACAAGCGCGCGGGCAAGGCCACGCAGAAGCGCTGGGCCTGGGTCAAGAAGGGCGCGCCGATCATTCTGGAAATCGGCGGTCGCGATGCGGCCGGCGGCATGGTTTCGGCGGTGCGTCGCGATCGGCTGTGGAAGGATGATGGCAAGGTCAATTTCGTCGGCCAGACGCGCGATGATTTCATCGCCGCCGCTGTCGCCGAACTGGAAAGCATCCAGTCCAGCCTGCACGCCGAGGCGACGCAGCGCCGCGACGCCAACATCACGACCGGGATCACCTCGCTTGATGCGCTGGCAAGCTTCTTTGCCGAAGATCAGCGCTATCCGGGCTGGGTCGAGCTGAACTGGTCGCGCCCGACCGGCGCCGCGCTGGAGAAGGTGGTCGAGCAGTTGAAGGCTCTCAAGCTGACGATCCGCAACACCGCGCTGGATGCTGCGCCCGCTGAGGGCGTTTGCCCCTTCACCGGCGAGCAGGCTGTCGAGCGTATTTACGTGGCGCGCGCATACTAA
- a CDS encoding shikimate dehydrogenase, with product MMVLSSPAPQHKPRIMVGLVGRGILESRTPWMHEQEGDAQGLRLLYSLFDFTHRGWADEDLPKLLDAVQMAGFAGLNITFPFKQAVMPLLDELSEGAQAIGAVNTIAFRDGKRIGHNTDVSGFAQGFLDGLPGVALGHVLQLGCGGAGSATAHALLSTIGVQHLSLFDTDTARVTALRDQLAESYGAGRISIVEDAAQAAGKVDGILNATPIGMAKFPGTPIDVAALQPHHWVAEIIYFPLETPLLAAARALGCRTLTGQGMAVGQAADAFALFTGQAPDRARMAESFAAFTAG from the coding sequence ATGATGGTCCTGTCCTCCCCCGCCCCGCAACACAAGCCCCGTATTATGGTCGGTCTGGTCGGGCGTGGCATTCTGGAAAGCCGCACGCCCTGGATGCATGAGCAGGAAGGCGATGCGCAGGGGCTGCGCCTGCTCTATTCGCTGTTCGATTTCACCCATCGCGGCTGGGCTGACGAAGATCTGCCCAAGCTCCTCGATGCGGTGCAGATGGCGGGCTTTGCCGGGCTGAACATCACCTTTCCTTTCAAGCAGGCGGTGATGCCGCTGCTCGACGAGCTGTCCGAGGGCGCGCAGGCTATTGGCGCAGTCAACACCATCGCCTTCCGCGACGGCAAGCGTATCGGCCATAACACCGATGTTTCGGGCTTTGCCCAGGGCTTTCTGGATGGCCTGCCGGGCGTGGCTCTGGGCCATGTGCTGCAACTGGGCTGCGGTGGCGCCGGATCGGCCACCGCCCATGCCTTGCTCTCGACCATCGGCGTGCAGCATCTGAGCCTGTTTGATACCGATACGGCACGGGTGACGGCGCTGCGCGATCAACTCGCCGAAAGCTATGGTGCCGGGCGCATCTCCATCGTGGAGGATGCCGCGCAGGCGGCAGGCAAAGTGGATGGTATTCTCAATGCCACGCCCATCGGCATGGCCAAGTTTCCCGGCACGCCAATCGACGTGGCCGCCCTGCAGCCTCACCATTGGGTTGCCGAGATCATCTACTTCCCGCTGGAAACACCGTTGCTGGCCGCCGCCCGTGCTCTGGGTTGCCGCACGCTGACGGGTCAGGGCATGGCCGTGGGACAGGCAGCGGATGCCTTTGCCCTGTTCACCGGTCAGGCGCCGGATCGCGCACGGATGGCGGAAAGCTTTGCCGCCTTTACGGCAGGCTGA
- a CDS encoding MFS transporter translates to MKPSRKRLTILTLISLATLINYLDRSVMGVAKPSLVAELHISPEVMGLIFSAFSWTYAIAQIPGGYVIDRLGTRLTYALSLGAWSMMTALHGLTTGVAGLVSARLALGLAEAPCFPANSRVLSTWFPQQERAKATGVYTVGEYIGLGLLIPVLGWMLSTYGWRSLFFAVGALGIAFAVIFHRIYREPADSGANAAELALIEAGGGFAGKTQSLDFSWGRVWQLITKRQIAGASIGQFCSNSTLVFFLTWFPSYLADERGMTFIKSGWLVSLPYIGASLGVLLGGWWSDWLIRLTGSPTIGRKLPIITGLLLCSTMVAANFLRSNNAVIAVMSVAFFGQGLAGLGWTLLSDVAPRQMMGLTGGMFNFFTNLAGIVTPLVVGFVVGATGSFYFALAYIGALGVLGTLSYLLILGPVERVTID, encoded by the coding sequence ATGAAACCCTCCCGCAAGCGCCTGACGATCCTGACGCTGATCTCGCTGGCCACGCTGATCAATTACCTCGACCGCTCGGTGATGGGCGTTGCCAAGCCCTCTCTGGTGGCCGAACTCCACATTTCGCCCGAGGTGATGGGGCTGATCTTCTCCGCTTTTTCCTGGACCTATGCCATCGCGCAGATCCCTGGCGGCTATGTGATCGACCGGCTCGGCACGCGGCTGACCTATGCACTGTCGCTGGGCGCATGGTCGATGATGACCGCGCTGCACGGGCTGACGACCGGCGTGGCAGGGCTGGTCTCGGCCCGCCTCGCGCTGGGTCTGGCTGAGGCGCCCTGCTTCCCGGCCAACAGCCGTGTGCTCTCCACCTGGTTCCCCCAGCAGGAGCGCGCCAAGGCCACCGGCGTCTATACGGTGGGCGAATATATCGGGCTGGGCCTGCTGATCCCGGTGCTGGGCTGGATGCTGAGCACCTATGGCTGGCGCTCGCTGTTCTTTGCTGTGGGCGCGCTGGGCATCGCTTTCGCCGTGATCTTCCACCGCATCTATCGCGAGCCCGCCGACAGCGGCGCCAATGCAGCCGAACTCGCACTGATCGAGGCGGGCGGCGGCTTCGCGGGCAAAACGCAGAGCCTCGATTTCAGTTGGGGCCGCGTGTGGCAGCTCATCACCAAGCGGCAGATCGCGGGGGCCTCGATCGGGCAGTTCTGCTCCAATTCGACCCTGGTGTTCTTCCTCACCTGGTTCCCGTCCTATCTGGCGGACGAGCGAGGCATGACCTTCATCAAATCGGGCTGGCTGGTGTCCCTGCCCTATATCGGCGCCTCGCTGGGCGTGCTGCTGGGCGGCTGGTGGTCCGACTGGCTGATCCGTCTGACGGGATCGCCCACCATCGGGCGCAAGCTGCCGATCATCACCGGCCTGCTGCTGTGCTCGACCATGGTCGCGGCCAATTTCCTGCGCAGCAACAATGCGGTGATCGCGGTGATGTCGGTGGCCTTTTTTGGTCAGGGGCTGGCCGGGCTGGGCTGGACCCTGCTCTCCGATGTCGCGCCGCGCCAGATGATGGGCCTGACCGGAGGCATGTTCAACTTCTTCACCAATCTGGCGGGCATCGTCACGCCGCTGGTGGTCGGCTTCGTGGTGGGAGCAACGGGCAGCTTCTATTTCGCGCTGGCCTATATCGGCGCCCTGGGTGTGCTGGGAACGCTGTCCTATCTGCTGATCCTGGGGCCGGTGGAGCGTGTGACCATCGACTAG
- a CDS encoding DUF4168 domain-containing protein gives MKLFKATLSSIAALAFVPAAFAQTAPATATPEASTPPAAAAPAAPAAAGAFSDDDVQKYATALVAVNKVQTDTTVPDADKQAKMAAAVQQSGVDIQKFNAITQSMQTDKALQQRIQVAAAGVPK, from the coding sequence GTGAAACTGTTCAAGGCAACCCTGAGCTCCATCGCGGCCCTGGCTTTCGTGCCTGCCGCTTTCGCGCAGACCGCCCCGGCGACAGCGACTCCCGAAGCGTCTACGCCTCCGGCCGCTGCCGCCCCCGCAGCCCCTGCCGCCGCCGGCGCTTTCAGCGATGACGACGTGCAGAAGTACGCCACGGCCCTGGTGGCCGTGAACAAGGTGCAGACCGATACGACCGTGCCGGATGCCGACAAGCAGGCCAAGATGGCCGCCGCTGTCCAGCAGTCGGGCGTGGACATCCAGAAGTTCAACGCCATCACGCAGAGCATGCAGACTGACAAGGCGCTCCAGCAGCGCATTCAGGTCGCTGCGGCCGGCGTGCCCAAGTAA
- a CDS encoding alanine racemase: protein MTRSSPVAPLRLTIDGDVLAHNWQALNALSGTASAGAAVKADAYGLGARRVVPLLARAGCADFFVAHWAEAADLVDLVDPRRMAVLHGPLTDADVAFAKASGVRPVLNSLDQARRWREAGGGLCDVMVDTGMNRLGLATSELVQLAGLEVDVLHSHLASADEDSSLNALQLERWQASLGALPHRRAALANSAGIMLGDAYHGDLTRPGLALYGGIARPELADVIRPVARPQVALLQVRQVAVGDTVGYNATFTASAPMRLGTVALGYADGYLRCWSGRGMLRTSEGTDLPVVGRVSMDLTIVDLSHAPHLVEGDWLDVAYDLPQSAAQTGLSQYELLTGLGRRFARAG from the coding sequence ATGACACGATCGTCCCCCGTTGCCCCCTTGCGCCTGACGATTGATGGCGATGTCTTGGCGCATAACTGGCAGGCGCTGAATGCCCTGTCCGGCACGGCGAGCGCTGGGGCGGCGGTCAAGGCGGATGCCTATGGGCTGGGCGCAAGGCGCGTGGTGCCGCTGTTGGCGCGGGCGGGCTGCGCGGATTTCTTCGTCGCCCATTGGGCCGAGGCTGCCGATCTGGTCGATCTGGTCGACCCGCGCCGCATGGCCGTGCTGCATGGACCTCTGACGGATGCCGATGTTGCTTTCGCCAAGGCCAGCGGCGTCAGGCCGGTGCTCAACTCGCTCGATCAGGCGCGGCGCTGGCGTGAGGCGGGCGGCGGCCTTTGCGATGTGATGGTCGATACGGGCATGAACCGGCTTGGCCTTGCGACCTCTGAACTGGTGCAACTGGCGGGGCTGGAGGTGGATGTGCTGCATTCGCATCTGGCCAGTGCGGATGAGGACAGCAGCCTCAATGCGCTGCAACTGGAGCGCTGGCAGGCATCGCTGGGGGCTTTGCCGCATCGGCGCGCGGCTCTGGCAAACAGCGCGGGGATCATGCTGGGCGATGCCTATCACGGCGATCTGACGCGGCCTGGTCTGGCGCTCTATGGTGGTATCGCGCGGCCCGAATTGGCCGATGTGATCCGCCCTGTGGCGCGTCCGCAGGTGGCGCTGCTGCAGGTGAGGCAGGTCGCGGTGGGCGATACGGTGGGTTACAATGCGACCTTCACCGCTTCCGCGCCGATGCGTCTGGGCACGGTGGCGCTGGGCTATGCCGATGGCTATCTGCGCTGCTGGTCGGGGCGCGGCATGCTGCGCACGAGCGAGGGCACCGATCTGCCTGTGGTGGGCCGCGTTTCGATGGATCTGACCATTGTTGACCTGTCTCACGCCCCCCATCTGGTCGAGGGTGACTGGCTCGATGTCGCCTATGATCTGCCGCAGTCCGCCGCGCAGACGGGGCTGTCGCAATATGAGCTGCTGACCGGTCTGGGGCGCCGTTTCGCACGTGCGGGCTAA
- the phaR gene encoding polyhydroxyalkanoate synthesis repressor PhaR, with translation MADNAGSKDNTVIIKKYANRRLYNTQSSSYITLDHLAKMTREGIEFRVLDAKSGSDITHQILTQIIMEEEASGEQMLPVNFLRQLIGMYGNSMQALIPHYLEASMDQFRANQLKLRKAFEDSMETNPLARLTQQNIAMFQAAAAAFMPGADGVVPKDEAPTATPAAEPEKTEGTRGELDALREQMLAMQKKLDSLGK, from the coding sequence ATGGCTGACAATGCGGGCTCCAAAGACAACACCGTCATCATCAAGAAATATGCCAACCGCCGGCTGTATAACACCCAGTCGTCGAGCTACATCACGCTCGACCATCTGGCCAAGATGACGCGTGAGGGGATCGAGTTCCGCGTGCTCGACGCCAAGTCGGGCTCTGACATCACCCATCAGATCCTGACGCAGATCATCATGGAGGAAGAGGCCAGCGGCGAGCAGATGCTGCCGGTCAATTTCCTGCGTCAGCTTATCGGCATGTATGGCAATTCGATGCAGGCGCTGATCCCGCATTACCTCGAAGCCAGCATGGACCAGTTCCGCGCCAATCAGCTCAAGCTGCGCAAGGCGTTTGAGGACAGCATGGAGACCAATCCGCTGGCCCGGCTGACCCAGCAGAACATCGCCATGTTCCAGGCCGCCGCTGCTGCTTTCATGCCCGGCGCCGACGGCGTGGTGCCCAAGGATGAGGCGCCGACGGCCACCCCTGCCGCCGAACCCGAGAAGACCGAGGGCACGCGCGGCGAGCTCGATGCCCTGCGTGAGCAGATGCTGGCCATGCAGAAGAAGCTGGATTCGCTGGGCAAGTAA
- a CDS encoding TetR/AcrR family transcriptional regulator, translating to MTDNTQQLSKRQINAQETRENILEIAYAEFAEKGLAGARIDEIAEKTATSKRMIYYHFGGKEGLYEAVLERAYERIRAQEQAANFEALPPDQALSAIIGHNFDYHFDHPEFVRLVMNENVLNGEHIANMAGIKARNRTVIEALRSILDKGVAQGLFRAGIDPIDLHMTISALSFYNVSNRFTFKHNFEIDLSQPEVRARRRAQIIECVLSWVGHRPT from the coding sequence GTGACAGACAACACGCAACAACTTTCCAAGCGGCAGATCAACGCGCAGGAAACGCGTGAGAACATTCTTGAAATCGCCTATGCCGAATTTGCCGAAAAGGGACTGGCCGGCGCACGCATCGATGAGATCGCGGAGAAGACCGCAACGTCAAAGCGCATGATCTATTACCATTTTGGCGGTAAGGAAGGGCTCTATGAAGCCGTTCTGGAGCGGGCCTATGAACGCATCCGCGCGCAGGAACAGGCCGCGAATTTCGAGGCGCTGCCCCCCGATCAGGCGCTGAGCGCAATCATCGGCCACAATTTCGACTATCACTTCGATCACCCCGAATTTGTCCGGCTGGTGATGAATGAGAACGTGCTCAATGGTGAGCATATCGCCAATATGGCCGGCATCAAGGCTCGCAACCGCACCGTGATCGAGGCGCTGCGCAGCATTCTGGACAAGGGCGTGGCGCAGGGCCTGTTCCGCGCCGGGATCGACCCGATCGACCTGCATATGACGATCAGCGCCCTGAGCTTCTACAACGTGTCCAACCGCTTCACCTTCAAGCACAATTTCGAGATCGACCTGTCGCAGCCCGAGGTTCGGGCGCGGCGCCGCGCACAGATCATCGAATGTGTTCTGTCCTGGGTCGGGCATCGCCCCACCTGA
- a CDS encoding cytochrome c translates to MTKASPLLMSFAVLCVGAIKAQTAPPVATSGTLAPGAGVEAVQHTCTVCHPPAMITSKRRTRQQWSDVVDQMINKGAQVSDEDYDVIVAYLARTYAPTS, encoded by the coding sequence ATGACAAAAGCCTCTCCTCTGCTGATGTCCTTTGCCGTCCTCTGCGTCGGCGCGATCAAGGCCCAGACCGCGCCGCCGGTCGCCACCTCCGGCACCCTTGCGCCTGGTGCGGGGGTCGAGGCGGTGCAACACACCTGCACCGTCTGCCATCCCCCTGCCATGATCACCAGCAAGCGCCGGACCCGGCAACAGTGGAGCGATGTGGTCGATCAGATGATCAACAAGGGCGCGCAGGTCAGCGACGAGGACTATGATGTGATCGTCGCCTATCTGGCCCGGACCTACGCCCCCACCTCCTGA